From a single Streptomyces sp. 1331.2 genomic region:
- a CDS encoding non-ribosomal peptide synthetase has protein sequence MPNDVLLPLSFAQQRLWFLDQLAPGGTEYLIPVVLRLTGELDVPALSAAVADLVARHESLRTVFGERGGRPGQRVLDPGPEVLRVAAAPAGPGEAAATATAPMDLQRGPLFRAVLYPQGPAEHLLALTFHHIVADGWSIGIVVDELSALYAAHLEGRKPELPEPPIQYPDFAIWQQETLDGPVLAEQLAYWTGKLADPTPLELPVDRPRPAVWSARGATLSFRIPADLAERLKEVFRAHRVTPFMGLLAAFQVLLARYSGRDDIAVGTPVAGRNRAETEGLIGFFVNTLVLRADLAGDPSFADLLAQVRETALAAYDHQDLPFERLVEHLAPDRDLSRTPLFQTMFNMQDPQAAGHAWALPGIEVTAEPLDWDVAKFDLSLELAETAAGFSGTLEYATDLFDRSTAERIAGHYLTLLAGVAADPATAVSRLPLLTEAEEQRLLTDGSGRAARFPATRVHELVARQAAETPQRTAVVCGERALTYRELDERAERLAHRLRRAGVGPETLVGLCLDRSPDLVVALLGVLKSGGAYVPLDPAHPRERLALLLADIAAPVVVTERHLAERIPEAQGRTVLLLEDALNADAADTEGAPDAADTPDAPDAADTPVLAPAPGATPGDLAYVVYTSGSTGTPKGVQTRHDNLVNGLLAMQDVLRLGPEDRLLAVAPYTFDMSSVDLLLPLLQGAQVHLATREQTTAPARLAALLADSGITVLQATPPLWRLVVEELPDLSDRLHVLLGGEALDPPLAAATRPKVRRLTHLYGPTETTIWTLGADVGADCAAQPAIPIGRPIANTRVYVLDAGLAPVPVGVPGELYIAGSGLARGFLNRPALTAERFPACPYGPPGERMYRTGDLVRWRADGDLEFLGRSDNQVKIRGFRIEPAEVEAALRAGGLVGDAVVIAREDVPGDRRLVAYVTPAAPGAEVDPAALRRRAGERLPDYMLPSHTVVIDAVPLTANGKVDRRALPAPDVARPRTGQAYVAPANPVEQSIARVWEQVLGVERVGAEDNFFELGGHSLLATQAVSQLRQEFGDGLGVQSVFAAPTVAGLAEIVSASGEPGPDAEPVLGMPPIRRVLRNGPLRASFAQERLWLLDQLVPDSAEYVILRVLRLTGDLDRDTLERALTELVARHEVLRTRFEAEDGVPVQVIEPPAPLALPVTDLSALPAERAEAETAALVAAETGRPFDLGVAPLLRARLLRLRAEEHVLVLAVHHIAADAWGMGVLNRELAALYRAFRHGLPSPLEPLPIQYADFAVRQRYWLRGEILDGQLDYWRERLSDLTPLELPTDRPRPAVRSGRGAGHEFSLPAELSDELRALSHREGTTMFMTLLAAFQTLLAGYSGQEDIAVGTPIANRNRADTEGMVGFFVNTLVLRADLAGDPSFTGLLAQVRESAIGAYAHQDLPFERLVEELRPERDLARNPLFQVLFMFQNAPRTPLVLDGLTVTPGYWEQKVAKFDLTLSVNDSDGQLDCLIEYSTDLFDAGTVARMAGHFATLLAGIAAAPQSRLSELPVLTGPERRQLLEEWTDTAAPYPHDRCVHQLFEEQAARTPEAVALIAGTAEGATVEGAATERSATELTYGELNRRANRLAHHLIRSGAGPETLVGVCLERGPDLAVALLGILKSGAAYVPLDPVHPRERLAALLAGTGAALLVTRQPLLERLGVDTEGVCTEAVCADVICLDRDAAAIAAHPDQDPAPTAGPGNLAYVVHTSGSTGTPKGVAAEHRGVSAYLSFVTSRYGITPGTRVLQLASIGFDASVRDLLGPLSCGATAVLAPLDGPFDPAAIAECIERHRVEVLLSTVPSQLRELLALPGAEHALASLRLTVASGESLRLAGQHGRRTLPGALVNQYGPTECTMTSTYWPATEDWADRTEDLVGRPIANKRVHLLDRHLNPVPVGVPGEVYIAGTGLARGYLGRPDLTAERFLACPYGPPGERMYRTGDLARWRADGDLEFLGRSDDQVKIRGVRVEPGEAEAALRADPTVGDVVVLAREDVPGQRRLVAYVTPAEPGRPVDPAALRHRAGERLPEYLVPAVVAIDALPLTVNGKVDRQALPAPDGTRPDTGRAYVAPVGPVQQTLARIWEQILNVGRVGAEDNFYELGGDSVLSIRAVHRAGRLGIHLTPRMMVRHQTIARIAAHLGRDGLDGAAAATGHATLTPLNDSAAEQEVFCFPVIAGNVTGYVPLARALSADARLLGVELSWWDRPDAAQWSIPTMARSCRDAILAGRPHGPYLLVGWSFGGVLALETARLLRAEGHPVRVVALDGILPTEEYREGVHGNIATIDALLARLAEGHAPDALPEDVAAGLEQLNIPPELHEVAGADLVRHLTVMRGIGTAVLAYRPAPVEFPVTLYEAAHRALPDWIGSTIRETWQPYVPDLEVRGTPGDHYSFLRYPIVRSLADGLRETVREHG, from the coding sequence ATGCCGAACGACGTCCTGCTGCCGCTCTCCTTCGCCCAGCAACGGCTGTGGTTCCTTGACCAGTTGGCCCCGGGCGGCACCGAGTACCTGATCCCCGTGGTGCTGCGGCTGACCGGGGAGCTGGACGTCCCGGCGCTGTCCGCGGCGGTGGCCGACCTGGTCGCCCGGCACGAGTCGCTGCGGACGGTCTTCGGCGAGCGGGGCGGCCGCCCGGGCCAGCGGGTGCTCGACCCGGGCCCGGAGGTGCTGCGGGTGGCCGCGGCACCGGCCGGCCCGGGGGAGGCCGCGGCCACGGCGACCGCCCCGATGGACCTGCAGCGCGGCCCGCTGTTCCGGGCCGTGCTGTACCCCCAGGGCCCGGCCGAGCACCTGCTGGCTCTGACGTTCCATCACATCGTCGCGGACGGCTGGTCGATCGGCATCGTGGTCGACGAACTGAGCGCGCTCTACGCGGCGCACCTCGAAGGCCGAAAGCCCGAGCTGCCGGAACCGCCCATCCAGTACCCGGACTTCGCGATCTGGCAGCAGGAGACCCTGGACGGGCCGGTGCTGGCGGAACAACTCGCCTACTGGACGGGGAAGCTGGCCGACCCGACCCCGTTGGAGCTGCCCGTCGACCGGCCCCGCCCCGCGGTCTGGTCGGCGCGCGGTGCCACGCTCTCCTTCCGGATCCCGGCCGACCTGGCCGAGCGGCTGAAGGAGGTGTTCCGCGCCCACCGGGTAACCCCGTTCATGGGCCTGCTGGCCGCCTTCCAGGTGCTGCTGGCCCGGTACAGCGGCCGGGACGACATCGCGGTGGGCACGCCCGTGGCCGGCCGCAACCGGGCCGAGACCGAGGGCCTGATCGGTTTCTTCGTCAACACCCTGGTGCTGCGCGCCGACCTCGCCGGCGACCCGTCCTTCGCCGACCTGCTGGCCCAGGTCCGGGAGACCGCGCTGGCCGCCTACGACCACCAGGACCTCCCGTTCGAGCGGCTGGTCGAGCACCTCGCCCCCGACCGCGACCTGTCCCGGACCCCGCTGTTCCAGACCATGTTCAACATGCAGGACCCGCAGGCCGCCGGCCACGCCTGGGCACTGCCCGGGATCGAGGTCACCGCCGAACCGCTGGACTGGGACGTCGCCAAGTTCGACCTCTCGCTGGAACTCGCCGAGACCGCCGCCGGGTTCAGCGGGACGCTGGAGTACGCCACCGACCTGTTCGACCGGAGCACCGCCGAACGGATCGCCGGCCACTACCTGACCCTGCTGGCCGGCGTGGCGGCCGACCCGGCCACCGCCGTCTCCCGGCTGCCGCTGCTCACCGAGGCCGAGGAACAGCGGCTGCTCACCGACGGGAGCGGTCGCGCGGCGCGCTTCCCGGCCACCCGGGTGCACGAGCTGGTGGCCCGCCAGGCCGCCGAGACCCCGCAGCGGACCGCCGTGGTCTGCGGCGAACGCGCGCTGACCTACCGGGAGCTGGACGAGCGGGCAGAGCGCCTGGCGCACCGGCTGCGGCGAGCCGGTGTCGGGCCGGAGACCCTGGTCGGCCTCTGCCTGGACCGCAGCCCCGACCTGGTGGTCGCCCTGCTGGGCGTCCTCAAGTCCGGCGGCGCCTACGTGCCGCTGGACCCGGCACACCCGCGCGAGCGGCTGGCTCTGCTGCTGGCCGACATCGCCGCCCCGGTGGTGGTCACCGAGCGGCACCTGGCCGAGCGGATCCCCGAGGCGCAGGGCCGTACGGTGCTCCTCCTGGAGGACGCCCTGAACGCGGACGCCGCGGACACCGAGGGCGCCCCGGACGCCGCGGACACCCCGGACGCCCCGGACGCCGCGGACACCCCGGTCCTCGCCCCGGCGCCCGGCGCCACCCCCGGCGACCTCGCCTACGTCGTCTACACCTCCGGCTCCACCGGCACCCCCAAGGGCGTCCAGACCCGGCACGACAACCTGGTCAACGGCCTGCTCGCGATGCAGGACGTCCTCCGGCTGGGCCCCGAGGACCGGCTGCTCGCCGTCGCCCCGTACACCTTCGACATGTCCAGCGTCGACCTGCTGCTGCCCCTGCTGCAGGGCGCCCAGGTCCACCTCGCCACCCGCGAGCAGACCACCGCGCCCGCCCGCCTCGCCGCCCTGCTCGCCGACTCCGGCATCACCGTCCTCCAGGCCACCCCGCCGCTGTGGCGCCTCGTCGTCGAGGAACTGCCCGACCTCTCCGACCGGCTGCACGTCCTGCTCGGCGGCGAGGCGCTCGACCCCCCGCTCGCGGCCGCCACCCGCCCCAAGGTCCGCCGGCTCACCCACCTGTACGGCCCGACCGAGACGACCATCTGGACGCTGGGCGCGGACGTCGGAGCGGACTGCGCGGCACAGCCCGCCATCCCGATCGGCCGGCCGATCGCCAACACCCGGGTGTACGTGCTCGACGCCGGCCTCGCCCCGGTGCCGGTCGGCGTGCCCGGCGAGCTCTACATCGCCGGCTCCGGGCTGGCCCGCGGCTTCCTCAACCGCCCCGCCCTGACCGCCGAACGCTTCCCCGCCTGCCCGTACGGGCCGCCCGGCGAGCGGATGTACCGCACCGGCGACCTGGTGCGGTGGCGCGCGGACGGGGACCTGGAGTTCCTCGGCCGCTCCGACAACCAGGTGAAGATCCGCGGCTTCCGGATCGAACCGGCCGAGGTCGAGGCCGCGCTGCGGGCCGGCGGGCTGGTCGGCGACGCGGTCGTGATCGCCCGGGAGGACGTGCCCGGCGACCGCCGCCTGGTGGCCTACGTGACCCCCGCCGCACCCGGCGCCGAGGTCGACCCGGCCGCGCTGCGCCGACGGGCCGGCGAGCGCCTGCCGGACTACATGCTTCCCTCGCACACGGTGGTGATCGACGCCGTCCCGCTGACCGCCAACGGCAAGGTGGACCGGCGGGCCCTGCCCGCCCCCGACGTCGCACGGCCGCGCACCGGCCAGGCGTACGTCGCCCCCGCCAACCCGGTGGAGCAGTCGATCGCCCGGGTCTGGGAGCAGGTCCTGGGCGTGGAACGGGTCGGCGCCGAGGACAACTTCTTCGAACTCGGCGGCCACTCCCTGCTGGCCACCCAGGCCGTCTCCCAGCTGCGCCAGGAGTTCGGCGACGGCCTCGGCGTGCAGAGCGTCTTCGCCGCCCCGACCGTGGCAGGCCTCGCGGAGATCGTCAGCGCGAGCGGCGAACCGGGCCCGGACGCCGAGCCGGTGCTCGGCATGCCGCCGATCCGGCGGGTGCTGCGCAACGGGCCGCTGCGCGCCTCCTTCGCGCAGGAACGGCTCTGGCTGCTGGACCAACTCGTCCCGGACAGCGCCGAGTACGTCATCCTGCGGGTGCTGCGTCTCACCGGCGACCTGGACCGGGACACGCTGGAACGGGCGCTGACCGAACTGGTCGCCCGGCACGAGGTGCTGCGCACCCGCTTCGAGGCCGAGGACGGCGTCCCGGTCCAGGTGATCGAGCCGCCCGCGCCGCTCGCCCTGCCGGTGACCGACCTCAGCGCGCTGCCCGCCGAACGGGCGGAGGCCGAGACCGCGGCCCTGGTGGCCGCCGAGACCGGCCGGCCCTTCGACCTCGGCGTGGCCCCGCTGCTGCGCGCCCGGCTGCTGCGCCTGCGCGCCGAGGAGCACGTGCTGGTCCTCGCGGTGCACCACATCGCCGCCGACGCCTGGGGCATGGGCGTGCTCAACCGCGAACTCGCCGCCCTCTACCGGGCGTTCCGCCACGGCCTGCCCTCCCCGCTGGAGCCGCTGCCGATCCAGTACGCCGACTTCGCGGTGCGCCAGCGGTACTGGCTGCGCGGCGAGATACTGGACGGCCAACTGGACTACTGGCGCGAGCGGTTGAGCGACCTCACCCCGCTGGAGCTGCCCACCGACCGGCCCCGCCCGGCGGTGCGCTCCGGCCGCGGCGCGGGCCACGAGTTCAGCCTGCCCGCGGAGTTGAGCGATGAGCTGCGCGCCCTCTCGCACCGCGAGGGCACCACGATGTTCATGACCCTGCTCGCCGCCTTCCAGACCCTGCTGGCCGGCTACAGCGGCCAGGAGGACATCGCCGTCGGCACCCCGATCGCCAACCGCAACCGGGCCGACACCGAGGGGATGGTCGGCTTCTTCGTCAACACCCTGGTGCTGCGCGCCGACCTGGCCGGCGACCCGTCCTTCACCGGGCTGCTGGCCCAGGTGCGGGAGAGCGCAATCGGCGCCTACGCGCACCAGGACCTGCCGTTCGAGCGCCTGGTGGAGGAGCTGCGCCCGGAGCGCGACCTCGCCCGCAATCCGTTGTTCCAGGTGCTGTTCATGTTCCAGAACGCCCCCCGGACTCCGCTCGTGCTCGACGGGCTCACCGTCACGCCGGGGTACTGGGAACAGAAGGTGGCCAAGTTCGACCTGACGCTCTCCGTCAACGACAGCGACGGGCAGCTGGACTGCCTGATCGAGTACAGCACCGACCTCTTCGACGCCGGCACCGTCGCACGGATGGCCGGCCACTTCGCGACCCTGCTGGCCGGGATCGCGGCCGCCCCGCAGAGCCGGCTCTCCGAGCTGCCCGTCCTGACCGGGCCCGAGCGGCGGCAGCTGCTGGAGGAGTGGACCGACACCGCCGCGCCCTACCCGCACGACCGGTGCGTGCACCAGCTCTTCGAGGAGCAGGCCGCCCGCACCCCGGAGGCCGTCGCGCTGATCGCGGGCACCGCCGAGGGGGCGACCGTCGAGGGTGCGGCCACCGAGCGGTCGGCCACCGAGCTGACCTACGGCGAGCTGAACCGCCGCGCCAACCGGCTCGCGCACCACCTGATCCGGTCCGGCGCCGGCCCGGAGACCCTGGTCGGCGTCTGCCTGGAGCGCGGCCCCGACCTCGCCGTCGCCCTGCTCGGCATCCTCAAGTCCGGTGCCGCCTACGTGCCGCTGGACCCGGTGCACCCGCGCGAGCGGCTGGCCGCCCTGCTCGCCGGCACCGGGGCCGCGCTGCTCGTCACCCGGCAGCCGCTCCTGGAACGGCTCGGCGTCGACACCGAGGGGGTCTGCACCGAGGCGGTCTGCGCCGATGTGATCTGCCTCGACCGGGACGCGGCCGCGATCGCCGCCCACCCGGACCAGGACCCCGCCCCGACGGCCGGGCCCGGCAACCTCGCCTACGTGGTCCACACCTCGGGCTCCACCGGCACCCCCAAGGGCGTCGCCGCCGAACACCGCGGCGTGAGCGCCTACCTTTCCTTCGTCACCTCCCGCTACGGCATCACCCCCGGCACCCGGGTGCTGCAGCTGGCGTCCATCGGCTTCGACGCGTCCGTACGGGACCTGCTCGGCCCGCTCAGCTGCGGCGCCACGGCCGTCCTCGCCCCGCTGGACGGCCCGTTCGACCCGGCCGCGATCGCCGAGTGCATCGAACGTCACCGGGTGGAGGTGCTGCTCAGCACCGTCCCGTCCCAGCTGCGGGAACTGCTCGCACTGCCCGGGGCGGAGCACGCCCTGGCCTCGCTGCGGCTGACGGTCGCCAGCGGCGAGAGCCTGCGGCTCGCCGGGCAGCACGGGCGCCGCACCCTGCCGGGCGCCCTGGTGAACCAGTACGGCCCCACCGAGTGCACCATGACCAGCACCTACTGGCCGGCCACCGAGGACTGGGCGGACCGCACCGAGGACCTCGTCGGCCGGCCGATCGCCAACAAGCGGGTCCACCTGCTGGACCGGCACCTGAACCCGGTGCCGGTCGGCGTGCCCGGCGAGGTCTACATCGCGGGCACCGGCCTGGCCCGCGGCTACCTGGGCCGGCCCGACCTGACGGCCGAACGGTTCCTCGCCTGCCCGTACGGGCCGCCCGGCGAGCGGATGTACCGCACCGGCGACCTGGCCCGGTGGCGGGCCGACGGGGACCTGGAGTTCCTCGGCCGCTCCGACGACCAGGTCAAGATCCGCGGTGTGCGGGTCGAACCTGGCGAGGCCGAGGCCGCGCTCCGCGCCGACCCCACGGTCGGCGACGTGGTGGTGCTGGCCCGCGAGGACGTGCCGGGGCAGCGGCGGCTGGTGGCCTACGTGACCCCCGCCGAGCCGGGCCGCCCGGTCGACCCGGCGGCGCTGCGCCACCGGGCCGGGGAGCGGCTGCCGGAGTACCTGGTGCCCGCGGTGGTGGCGATCGACGCGCTGCCGCTCACCGTCAACGGCAAGGTGGACCGGCAGGCGCTGCCGGCCCCCGACGGAACCCGGCCGGACACCGGCCGCGCGTACGTGGCGCCGGTCGGGCCCGTGCAGCAGACGCTGGCCCGGATCTGGGAGCAGATCCTGAATGTGGGACGGGTCGGCGCCGAGGACAACTTCTACGAACTCGGCGGCGACTCCGTCCTCAGCATCCGGGCCGTCCACCGGGCGGGCCGCCTGGGCATCCACCTGACGCCCCGGATGATGGTCCGCCACCAGACCATCGCCCGGATCGCCGCCCACCTCGGCCGGGACGGCCTCGACGGCGCCGCCGCGGCCACCGGGCACGCCACCCTCACCCCGCTGAACGACAGCGCCGCCGAGCAGGAGGTCTTCTGCTTCCCCGTGATCGCGGGCAACGTCACCGGCTACGTCCCGCTGGCCCGCGCCCTGAGCGCCGACGCCAGGCTCCTCGGGGTCGAACTGTCCTGGTGGGACCGGCCGGACGCGGCCCAGTGGTCCATCCCGACCATGGCCCGCAGCTGCCGCGACGCGATCCTCGCCGGCCGCCCGCACGGCCCGTACCTGCTGGTGGGCTGGTCCTTCGGCGGCGTCCTGGCGCTGGAGACCGCCCGGCTGCTCCGGGCGGAGGGGCACCCCGTCCGGGTCGTCGCCCTGGACGGCATCCTGCCCACCGAGGAGTACCGGGAGGGCGTGCACGGGAACATCGCGACGATCGACGCACTGCTGGCCCGGCTCGCCGAGGGGCACGCTCCGGACGCGCTGCCCGAGGACGTGGCGGCCGGCCTGGAACAGCTGAACATCCCGCCGGAGCTCCACGAGGTCGCCGGCGCCGACCTGGTGCGCCACCTGACCGTGATGCGGGGCATCGGCACCGCCGTCCTGGCCTACCGGCCCGCGCCGGTGGAGTTCCCCGTCACCCTGTACGAGGCCGCGCACCGCGCGCTGCCCGACTGGATCGGGAGCACCATCCGGGAGACCTGGCAGCCGTACGTGCCGGACCTGGAGGTGCGGGGCACGCCGGGCGACCACTACTCGTTCCTGCGCTACCCGATCGTGCGCTCGCTCGCGGACGGCCTCCGGGAGACCGTCCGCGAGCACGGCTGA
- a CDS encoding acyl carrier protein, with translation MSQRILEDVRAAWGDVFGAAPADPERDFFDCGGNSLLAIRLQQAVLVRTGAALSIAELLRHRTVAAQAAHIADAATAGPGPDPAPAPNTDPGPDSAPPVEL, from the coding sequence TTGAGCCAGCGGATACTGGAGGACGTCCGGGCGGCGTGGGGCGATGTCTTCGGCGCCGCCCCGGCCGATCCCGAACGGGATTTCTTCGACTGCGGCGGGAATTCCCTGCTGGCCATCCGGCTGCAGCAGGCCGTTCTCGTCCGGACCGGTGCGGCGCTCAGCATCGCGGAACTCCTGCGGCACCGGACGGTCGCCGCGCAGGCCGCGCACATCGCGGACGCCGCCACCGCCGGCCCGGGGCCGGATCCCGCCCCGGCGCCGAACACCGATCCGGGCCCGGATTCCGCGCCGCCCGTCGAACTCTGA